One Bacteroidota bacterium genomic window carries:
- a CDS encoding response regulator transcription factor has translation MENQEYEVLIVDDEPDIVEFLSYNLKREGFKIQIATNGRDAIRLASNHIPHLILLDVMMPEMDGIETCERLREIKTLDKTIIAFLTARGEDYSQVAGFDAGGDDYINKPIKPRLLVSRIRALLRRVNWQENNAPSMPAKIVKGDIVIDREKFMIYKGKKEVILPKKEFELLILLTSKPGKVFTREEIFEQIWGDNVVVGDRTIDVHIRKLREKIGDKYICTVKGVGYKFME, from the coding sequence ATGGAGAATCAGGAATACGAAGTATTAATTGTAGACGACGAACCGGATATTGTCGAATTTCTGAGCTATAATCTTAAGCGGGAAGGCTTCAAGATTCAGATAGCCACTAATGGAAGGGATGCTATCCGGTTGGCGAGTAATCATATACCTCATTTAATTTTACTGGATGTAATGATGCCTGAAATGGACGGCATTGAAACCTGTGAGCGTTTGCGTGAAATTAAAACACTTGATAAAACCATTATAGCCTTTCTTACAGCTCGTGGCGAAGATTATAGCCAGGTTGCGGGCTTCGATGCAGGTGGTGATGATTATATAAATAAACCAATAAAACCCCGACTCCTGGTTAGTCGCATCAGAGCATTACTGAGACGTGTTAACTGGCAGGAAAACAATGCCCCATCTATGCCAGCTAAAATAGTGAAGGGAGATATTGTAATTGACCGGGAAAAATTCATGATTTACAAAGGCAAAAAAGAAGTGATTTTGCCAAAAAAAGAATTTGAACTCCTGATTCTACTCACCTCAAAGCCAGGAAAGGTATTCACACGTGAAGAGATTTTCGAACAGATATGGGGCGACAATGTGGTGGTGGGCGACCGGACCATTGATGTGCACATTCGCAAACTTCGCGAAAAAATTGGAGACAAGTACATTTGCACTGTAAAAGGAGTTGGCTACAAGTTTATGGAGTAG
- the phoU gene encoding phosphate signaling complex protein PhoU, which produces MKPFEYELENIRTLLLEMLDLVKDQIHLTKEALLTNDHDLSGEIMRKETRVNAYELSVDREVEDFLALQAPVATDLRFAIASLKISSNLERIGDHAYQISGLVYEEKMKLNKELVELLHIPTLFDEIDDMMINVTDALVNSDIQLAKKVFKQDKTLDKINKKLPGLLQEYHLKKKESIENLLLLARTIGKLERVGDLIKNIAEEIIFYYESKVLRHRKKNKKIARKFGDIPSLEDEQLSE; this is translated from the coding sequence ATGAAACCATTCGAATACGAATTAGAAAATATCCGTACCCTGCTTCTTGAAATGCTCGATCTGGTAAAAGACCAGATACATCTTACAAAAGAAGCCCTTTTAACCAACGATCATGATCTTTCGGGCGAAATCATGCGTAAAGAAACACGCGTAAACGCCTACGAACTTTCTGTTGACCGCGAAGTAGAAGATTTTCTAGCGCTTCAAGCCCCTGTAGCCACCGACCTGCGCTTTGCCATTGCCTCACTTAAAATATCGTCGAACCTTGAACGTATTGGCGACCATGCCTACCAGATTTCGGGTCTGGTATATGAAGAAAAAATGAAGCTAAACAAAGAACTGGTTGAACTGCTGCATATTCCAACTCTATTCGATGAAATAGATGATATGATGATCAATGTTACCGACGCACTCGTGAATAGCGATATTCAGTTAGCTAAAAAAGTTTTTAAACAAGACAAGACTCTCGATAAAATCAACAAAAAGCTTCCCGGGTTATTGCAAGAATATCACCTAAAGAAAAAAGAGAGCATCGAAAACCTTTTGTTGCTAGCCCGAACCATAGGAAAACTTGAAAGGGTAGGTGATCTGATAAAGAATATTGCCGAAGAAATTATTTTCTACTACGAGTCGAAAGTTCTACGTCACCGCAAGAAAAACAAAAAAATAGCCCGTAAGTTTGGTGATATTCCGTCATTAGAGGATGAGCAGCTCAGTGAATAA
- the hisF gene encoding imidazole glycerol phosphate synthase subunit HisF produces the protein MLAKRIIPCLDVRDGMTVKGVNFVNIREVGDAVELGAEYARQGADELVFLDITATHEGRKTFVDLVQRVAQQINIPFTVGGGISDIRDIDKLLSAGADKVSINSAAIRNPSLIDQIARNYGSQFVVVAIDAKEENNQWLAYVNGGRIATDKELFAWAKEAENRGAGEILFTSMNHDGTKAGFANAALAKLSDSLSIPIIASGGAGEMDHFADVFTTGKADAGLAASIFHFKEISVPQLKHYLHEKGIAIRL, from the coding sequence ATGCTCGCTAAACGCATTATACCCTGCCTCGATGTTCGCGATGGCATGACCGTAAAAGGGGTTAATTTTGTGAATATTCGCGAAGTCGGCGATGCCGTGGAACTGGGTGCTGAATATGCCCGCCAGGGTGCAGATGAGTTGGTTTTTCTCGACATAACCGCTACACACGAAGGCCGAAAAACCTTTGTCGATTTGGTTCAGCGCGTGGCCCAACAAATTAACATTCCCTTTACGGTGGGAGGCGGCATTAGCGATATACGCGACATTGATAAATTATTGAGCGCTGGCGCCGATAAGGTTTCGATCAACTCGGCAGCCATTCGCAATCCTTCGCTTATCGACCAGATAGCCCGAAACTACGGCAGCCAGTTTGTGGTAGTGGCAATCGATGCCAAAGAAGAAAACAACCAATGGCTGGCTTATGTGAACGGTGGCCGGATTGCCACAGACAAAGAACTCTTTGCCTGGGCAAAGGAGGCTGAAAACAGGGGGGCAGGAGAAATCTTGTTTACATCAATGAATCACGATGGCACCAAAGCTGGTTTTGCCAATGCCGCATTAGCCAAACTCTCCGACAGCCTTTCTATACCCATAATTGCCTCAGGTGGAGCTGGGGAAATGGATCATTTTGCCGATGTATTTACCACTGGAAAGGCCGATGCCGGTCTTGCAGCCAGTATATTTCATTTTAAAGAGATTTCGGTACCTCAGCTCAAGCATTATCTGCATGAAAAGGGTATTGCAATAAGGTTATAA
- a CDS encoding methyl-accepting chemotaxis protein: MLIAIYFTHFLKKNSLPLKYHEVFVTFCINTYDMQNISLKTRFAILIAAILSILILIGAFTFFSFQRIKSYNQLADHLQEMERNILDLRKNEKDFLARSVIDEEFFTGSTNKYIDNFNLLIEETKALITELHESKAIHNSEVEVTFTSIEDQLLSYQNVFSELTRTIKEKGYKDWGLEGNMRKAVHGIEAQIKSSNLMQAQIHMLTLRRHEKDFLIRKDLDYQKKFTEEFLVFKKEISTYSLNSAQKNLMIASLENYANSFNQLVEISSLAGLNEKEGLMGDMRTIVQQIEPNIQKVHDFVMLMVSQTEKRAILYLIIFIIIGTLLGLLISIYIARNVFKMVGGEPALVGHIVAEIANGNLDSTDLNSQQKSGILGSVLVMNNMLKDIVQTIHLSADEIVSASEQLSSTSEQLSQGANEQAASAEEVSSTVEEINANIQQNNENAQQTEKIARSAHKGILAVANQSTLSLEANRTIAAKIQIINDIAFQTNILALNAAVEAARAGEHGRGFAVVAAEVRKLAERSRSAAEEIIQLAQNSLTLSEEAGKQLQDMLPDMEKTTQLIQEISAASLEQNNGVSQVNTAIQQLSSVTQENASASEEVASSSKELESQAVSLKDTISFFRVKASGGNSETKYERQKNLRHSGLSPVAKDLGKKIVKPAKTFSISAEGDQDFETF; the protein is encoded by the coding sequence ATGCTAATAGCCATTTATTTTACTCATTTTCTTAAAAAAAACTCCTTACCATTGAAATATCATGAAGTATTTGTAACTTTTTGTATAAATACTTATGATATGCAAAATATTAGTCTAAAAACCCGGTTCGCAATATTAATTGCTGCTATTCTTTCTATTTTAATATTAATTGGAGCCTTTACTTTTTTTTCATTTCAAAGAATAAAAAGCTACAATCAACTGGCAGATCACCTGCAGGAGATGGAGCGTAATATACTGGATTTGCGTAAGAACGAGAAAGATTTCCTTGCCCGATCGGTTATAGACGAAGAGTTCTTCACAGGTAGTACGAATAAATACATCGATAACTTTAATCTGCTTATCGAAGAAACTAAAGCCCTCATTACCGAATTACATGAATCAAAAGCAATACATAATTCAGAAGTGGAAGTTACATTTACTTCCATTGAAGATCAATTATTAAGCTACCAGAATGTTTTTAGTGAACTTACCCGGACAATAAAAGAGAAAGGTTATAAAGACTGGGGTCTGGAAGGAAACATGAGAAAAGCTGTCCATGGAATTGAAGCCCAGATTAAAAGTTCAAATCTGATGCAGGCTCAGATACATATGCTTACCTTGCGCCGGCACGAAAAAGACTTTCTAATCAGAAAAGATCTTGATTACCAAAAAAAGTTCACCGAAGAATTTTTAGTCTTTAAAAAAGAGATTTCGACCTATTCGCTTAACAGTGCGCAAAAAAATCTGATGATAGCCAGTCTTGAAAACTATGCCAATAGTTTTAATCAGCTGGTAGAAATTTCGAGTTTAGCAGGACTTAACGAAAAAGAAGGATTAATGGGCGACATGCGCACCATAGTGCAACAAATTGAACCAAACATTCAAAAGGTACATGACTTTGTGATGCTTATGGTAAGCCAAACAGAAAAAAGAGCAATTCTTTATCTTATTATTTTTATTATAATCGGAACTTTGTTAGGTCTTCTTATCAGCATTTATATTGCTCGAAATGTTTTTAAAATGGTAGGTGGAGAACCAGCCCTAGTAGGGCACATAGTTGCTGAAATAGCCAATGGAAATCTGGATTCGACCGACTTAAATAGCCAGCAAAAATCGGGTATTTTAGGTTCAGTATTAGTAATGAATAATATGCTAAAAGATATTGTACAAACTATACATTTGTCGGCCGACGAGATTGTATCGGCCAGTGAACAACTTAGTAGCACATCGGAGCAACTCTCGCAAGGAGCCAATGAGCAGGCAGCCTCTGCGGAAGAAGTTTCATCTACAGTGGAAGAAATAAATGCCAATATCCAGCAGAACAACGAAAATGCCCAACAAACTGAAAAAATTGCCCGAAGTGCACACAAAGGAATTTTAGCAGTCGCTAATCAATCGACCCTATCGCTGGAAGCCAACAGAACCATTGCAGCTAAAATTCAGATTATAAACGACATTGCCTTTCAAACGAATATTCTTGCTTTAAATGCCGCAGTTGAAGCTGCGCGTGCTGGTGAACACGGCAGAGGTTTTGCAGTAGTAGCAGCCGAAGTAAGAAAGTTGGCAGAGCGCAGCCGTTCAGCTGCTGAAGAGATTATACAACTCGCACAAAATAGTCTTACCCTTTCAGAAGAAGCTGGAAAGCAATTGCAAGACATGTTGCCTGATATGGAAAAAACAACTCAGCTAATTCAGGAGATTTCTGCAGCCAGCCTGGAGCAAAATAATGGTGTAAGCCAAGTTAATACAGCAATACAGCAGCTAAGTTCAGTTACTCAGGAAAATGCCTCTGCATCTGAAGAGGTAGCTTCAAGTTCGAAAGAATTGGAAAGCCAGGCAGTCTCATTAAAGGATACCATTTCGTTTTTCAGAGTTAAAGCCTCTGGTGGAAATAGTGAAACAAAATATGAAAGGCAAAAGAACCTAAGGCATTCCGGTTTATCTCCAGTAGCGAAAGATTTAGGTAAGAAAATTGTTAAACCTGCTAAAACCTTTTCTATATCTGCAGAAGGCGATCAGGATTTTGAAACCTTTTAG
- a CDS encoding TonB-dependent receptor — protein sequence MRLKLYMSLLGLFFVMIAAAQNGSVRGMVFEEATGEYLPGVAVYADGTSIGTITDLDGAFNLSLQPGIYTIKISFISFETIEISGVEIKAGQPTQLGEIQLKEVTFAINAVTVTAKSVRNTETAMLSVKSKSPNLIDGISAGSLKRTGDSDAAGAMKRIPGVSVSGGKYAYVRGLGDRYTKTILNGVEIPGLDPDRNSLQIDIFPTNIIDNIIVYKSFSAELPADFTGGLIDISIKDFPEGEEGKLSLSAGYNNLAHFNSEYLTYTGGKTDFLGFDDGTRAIPATENIPQFAEVVGNPNGTKGQRYQEILRSFNPEMSANQQTSFMDYSFGVTYGNQVAREKVTLGYNFALSYKNITEFYKDAIDARYGLSGDPGVYEMNRREYQKGDIGENNVLLSGLGGFAIKTSNSKVGLNILHLQNGEKKSGIFDFIGSDQGSDFISFQHGLDYSQRSMTNLLFDGKHKLSDNKWSIDWKISPTFSKISDPDIRFSRYEINDDGTFRIGTEVGFPERIWRELDELNVAGLFHITKEFTLNTQKSKLLFGGGYTYKNRSYIIRNFAINPRGGFPLSGNPDELFYEENLWPKDDNTNIGTTYETPFIPTNPNQYDAIANNLSGYVSTELGLTSKFKAIVGVRVENFTQYYTGSDQQRIYVLNNEKVLDDFNIFPAINLLYKLNAKQNLRASFTQTIARPSFKELSYAEIYDPISGVTFIGGFHRDGDDVAGVEYWDGNLVSTHIQNFDLRWELFQEMGQMFSVSAFYKTFDNPIEIVQYTKQIGAFQPRNVGDGSLVGAEFELRQNFGFISPEISMVQVNANLTFTQSQIELSNTEFDSREDNARTGQSISQYREMAGQAPYIFNGGISYSGAEEGFWKRVEVGLFYNLQGKTLEYVGAADRPDIYSKPFHSLNFNSEIKIGKNNRTQIGFKIDNMLGSKKESVYQSYEAADQLFKSRTPGTVYTIRLGYNFL from the coding sequence ATGCGATTAAAACTTTATATGAGCCTGTTAGGGCTTTTCTTTGTGATGATAGCAGCAGCCCAAAACGGCTCGGTGAGGGGAATGGTATTTGAAGAGGCCACAGGTGAATATTTACCAGGAGTAGCTGTGTATGCCGATGGCACATCCATAGGTACTATTACTGACCTTGATGGAGCGTTTAACCTGTCACTACAACCTGGAATTTACACCATTAAAATTTCATTTATTTCCTTTGAAACCATAGAAATAAGTGGAGTGGAAATAAAAGCCGGACAACCTACACAGCTGGGTGAGATTCAACTAAAAGAAGTAACTTTTGCTATTAATGCGGTGACTGTTACTGCAAAATCGGTGCGAAATACCGAGACAGCCATGTTATCGGTAAAAAGTAAATCGCCCAATCTGATTGATGGCATCTCTGCAGGTAGCCTAAAACGAACCGGAGATTCAGATGCTGCCGGAGCTATGAAAAGAATACCCGGGGTATCGGTGTCTGGTGGCAAGTACGCCTATGTAAGAGGCTTAGGCGACCGTTATACTAAAACAATTCTGAACGGAGTAGAAATTCCAGGACTCGACCCTGACCGTAACAGTCTGCAAATTGATATCTTCCCCACCAACATTATCGACAATATTATAGTTTACAAATCATTCAGCGCCGAACTTCCTGCCGATTTTACCGGCGGTTTAATTGACATCTCCATTAAAGACTTTCCGGAAGGAGAAGAAGGTAAACTATCGCTAAGTGCCGGCTACAACAACCTGGCACATTTTAATTCTGAATACCTGACCTACACTGGTGGTAAAACCGATTTTCTGGGCTTCGACGATGGCACACGCGCTATTCCGGCTACTGAAAATATACCTCAGTTTGCAGAGGTAGTTGGAAACCCCAACGGAACCAAAGGACAACGATACCAGGAAATACTTCGCAGTTTTAATCCGGAAATGTCGGCTAACCAGCAAACCAGTTTTATGGATTACTCCTTTGGAGTTACATATGGCAACCAGGTTGCCCGCGAAAAGGTAACTTTAGGTTATAACTTCGCCTTATCTTATAAAAACATTACCGAATTCTACAAAGATGCCATTGATGCAAGGTATGGACTTTCAGGCGATCCAGGGGTTTATGAGATGAACCGACGGGAATACCAGAAAGGAGACATCGGTGAGAACAATGTTCTTCTGAGTGGACTAGGAGGCTTCGCTATAAAGACTTCCAACTCAAAGGTAGGTTTGAACATATTACACCTTCAGAATGGAGAAAAGAAAAGTGGTATATTTGATTTTATAGGCTCAGACCAGGGCTCTGATTTTATTTCTTTTCAGCATGGCCTCGATTACAGTCAGCGTTCGATGACGAACTTGCTTTTTGATGGAAAGCACAAGCTCTCAGACAATAAATGGAGTATTGATTGGAAGATTTCTCCTACATTCTCTAAAATATCCGATCCCGACATTCGATTTTCGCGCTACGAAATTAACGATGATGGTACCTTCCGGATAGGAACAGAAGTGGGCTTTCCAGAACGCATATGGCGCGAGTTGGACGAATTGAATGTGGCGGGTCTTTTTCATATCACCAAAGAATTTACGCTTAATACCCAGAAATCGAAACTATTGTTTGGCGGAGGATATACCTATAAAAACAGAAGTTACATTATCCGTAACTTTGCCATTAACCCTCGTGGAGGTTTTCCGCTTTCCGGTAACCCCGATGAGCTTTTTTACGAAGAAAATCTCTGGCCAAAAGACGATAACACAAACATTGGTACAACTTACGAAACTCCCTTTATTCCCACCAACCCAAATCAGTACGATGCTATTGCGAATAACCTCTCCGGCTATGTATCCACTGAGTTAGGCCTTACCAGTAAATTCAAGGCTATTGTTGGGGTTCGGGTAGAAAATTTTACGCAATATTATACGGGTTCCGATCAACAACGCATCTATGTGTTGAATAATGAAAAAGTGCTGGACGATTTCAATATCTTTCCCGCAATTAATTTACTCTACAAGCTTAATGCAAAACAAAACCTTCGCGCTTCTTTTACCCAAACCATAGCAAGGCCTTCATTCAAAGAGCTTTCTTATGCTGAAATCTATGACCCTATCAGTGGTGTCACTTTCATTGGTGGATTCCATCGCGATGGAGATGATGTAGCCGGTGTGGAATATTGGGACGGGAATCTGGTAAGCACCCATATTCAGAATTTTGACCTTCGATGGGAACTCTTTCAGGAAATGGGACAAATGTTTTCAGTGAGTGCCTTTTATAAAACTTTTGATAACCCCATTGAGATTGTTCAATATACTAAACAGATTGGAGCTTTTCAACCTCGAAATGTAGGTGACGGTTCTTTAGTAGGAGCTGAATTTGAATTACGACAAAATTTTGGCTTTATCAGTCCCGAAATTTCGATGGTTCAGGTAAATGCTAATTTAACATTTACCCAATCGCAAATTGAATTAAGTAACACAGAGTTTGATTCAAGAGAAGACAATGCACGTACCGGACAAAGCATCAGCCAATACCGCGAAATGGCTGGACAAGCACCCTACATATTTAACGGAGGCATTAGTTATTCCGGTGCAGAAGAGGGCTTCTGGAAGCGAGTGGAAGTGGGCCTTTTTTATAATTTGCAAGGTAAAACCTTAGAATATGTGGGAGCCGCGGACCGCCCCGATATTTATTCCAAGCCTTTTCATAGTTTAAATTTTAATTCCGAAATTAAAATCGGTAAAAACAACAGAACCCAAATAGGTTTTAAAATTGATAATATGCTGGGTTCAAAAAAAGAATCGGTTTACCAGTCATACGAGGCAGCGGACCAACTTTTTAAAAGCAGAACCCCAGGCACTGTATATACAATCCGTTTAGGTTATAACTTTTTGTAA
- a CDS encoding response regulator — protein MSYKVLIVDDNTNNSRLIEGILSADERQFECSFAENGAQAFEKARQINPDLILMDLYMPEMDGMESLRLIQAHPELKETPVIFITAFKTTENFKQAFDEGAFDFISKPIDINELRSRINRALGVGETLRRIKLKINKYKQQRKELEKKAALAQNVQNAFIVTNYKGNIEWANDGFAKLHGISIEEHIARFGRSILDVYRNTEINELIEHALDDHTPASFTQRIDHTDGVQVWIQAFVSPQLTKGGNVEKLIIVESDITDLKNKEKELYEHNMKMLLITENLELANSQLEQQKAEINEQKQLIEAEQEKSERLLLNILPFEVARQLKSKGRAGTRFYKHVSVLFTDFKGFSKISKELEPKELVDYLDTYFIRFDEIIGTHYLEKIKTIGDAYMCAGGLPLRNNSNPVDAVLAGLEIQHYMAEVNQENISRGEPLWELRIGVHTGPVVAGVVGKKKFAYDIWGDTVNIAARMQERGEIQKVNISGDTYECIKDWFDCEYRGKIEAKNVGKIDMYYVNRLKPEYSEDNLGLIPNEEFKTLVNKL, from the coding sequence ATGAGTTATAAAGTATTAATCGTCGACGACAACACCAATAACAGCAGGTTAATAGAAGGGATTCTAAGTGCTGACGAAAGGCAATTTGAATGTTCCTTTGCCGAAAACGGAGCGCAGGCCTTTGAAAAGGCACGCCAGATTAACCCCGACCTGATATTGATGGATCTATACATGCCCGAGATGGACGGCATGGAATCATTGCGTTTGATACAAGCCCACCCCGAACTGAAGGAAACGCCGGTTATCTTTATCACTGCCTTTAAAACTACCGAAAACTTCAAGCAAGCCTTTGACGAAGGCGCTTTTGATTTTATTTCCAAACCCATCGACATCAACGAACTGCGTTCGCGTATTAACCGCGCTCTTGGAGTAGGTGAAACTTTGCGCCGGATTAAACTCAAAATCAACAAATACAAACAACAACGAAAAGAACTTGAGAAAAAAGCCGCACTGGCACAAAATGTTCAAAACGCATTTATTGTCACAAACTACAAGGGAAATATCGAATGGGCTAACGATGGTTTTGCCAAATTGCATGGTATATCAATAGAAGAACACATAGCCCGATTTGGGCGCAGCATTCTGGATGTATACAGAAATACAGAAATAAACGAACTCATTGAACATGCACTCGATGATCATACCCCAGCCAGCTTTACCCAGCGAATCGACCATACCGATGGAGTGCAGGTGTGGATACAGGCATTTGTATCGCCACAGCTTACCAAGGGTGGTAATGTAGAGAAGCTCATTATCGTAGAATCGGATATTACCGATTTGAAGAATAAAGAAAAAGAGCTTTATGAGCATAACATGAAGATGCTCCTGATTACTGAGAATCTCGAACTTGCCAATTCGCAGCTCGAACAGCAAAAAGCTGAAATCAACGAGCAAAAACAACTCATCGAGGCTGAACAGGAAAAATCGGAACGCTTGCTGCTTAATATTTTACCCTTCGAAGTAGCGCGCCAGTTAAAATCGAAAGGCAGGGCGGGAACAAGGTTCTATAAGCATGTTTCGGTATTGTTTACCGACTTTAAAGGCTTTTCGAAAATAAGCAAAGAACTCGAACCAAAAGAGCTGGTCGATTATCTGGATACCTATTTTATCCGTTTCGATGAAATTATTGGCACCCATTATCTGGAAAAAATAAAAACCATTGGCGATGCCTACATGTGTGCCGGAGGATTACCCTTGCGTAACAATTCCAACCCCGTAGACGCAGTCTTGGCCGGTTTGGAAATTCAACACTACATGGCAGAGGTGAATCAGGAAAATATCAGCCGGGGTGAACCACTTTGGGAGCTGCGTATTGGTGTGCATACCGGTCCGGTAGTAGCTGGGGTGGTAGGAAAAAAGAAATTTGCCTATGACATCTGGGGTGATACAGTGAATATTGCTGCCCGCATGCAGGAACGAGGTGAGATACAGAAAGTAAATATCTCCGGCGATACCTATGAGTGCATCAAAGATTGGTTCGATTGCGAATACAGAGGAAAAATTGAGGCAAAAAACGTAGGTAAAATCGACATGTATTATGTGAACCGCTTAAAACCGGAATACTCCGAAGATAACCTGGGCCTTATTCCAAACGAAGAATTTAAAACCCTGGTAAACAAGCTTTAG
- a CDS encoding endonuclease domain-containing protein, whose product MPTIDNLHYGAKPTTFSNAKSLRQRITPAEKVLWYFLRSSKTGYKFRRQHPIDIYIADFYCHEKKVVIEIDGEIHNSRKQKEYDRGRAIEIEKFDIKILRYTNNEVITFPEAVVEDILKVLNER is encoded by the coding sequence ATGCCTACAATTGATAACCTGCATTATGGTGCTAAACCAACTACCTTTTCAAACGCAAAAAGTTTAAGACAACGAATTACTCCAGCAGAAAAAGTCTTATGGTATTTCCTGAGAAGCAGTAAAACTGGGTATAAGTTTCGTCGACAACATCCCATTGATATTTACATTGCCGATTTTTATTGCCATGAAAAGAAAGTGGTAATAGAGATCGATGGTGAAATTCACAACAGCAGAAAGCAAAAAGAATATGATAGGGGAAGAGCAATTGAGATTGAGAAATTTGACATTAAAATTCTAAGGTATACCAATAATGAAGTAATAACTTTCCCCGAAGCGGTTGTTGAAGATATTCTTAAAGTTTTGAATGAACGGTAG
- the rocD gene encoding ornithine--oxo-acid transaminase: protein MTSQDYIKKEDRYGAHNYHPLPVVLDKGKGVFVWDVEGKKYFDFLSAYSAVNQGHCHPKIVKALSKQAKKLALTSRAFYSSCLGEYEEYVTKFFGYDKILPMNTGAEGDETALKLCRKWAYEKKGVPENQAKIVVCEGNFHGRTITIISMSTDPDSYKGFGPYTPGFVVVPYNDIEALKKAFEDPNVAGFLVEPIQGEAGVYVPEDGYLKKAYDLCKEKNILFIADEVQTGLARTGKMLACDHEGVRPDILILGKALSGGMYPVSAVLADDPIMLCIKPGEHGSTYGGNPLAAQVATAALKVLRNEKLAENAEKLGNIFRAEMQKLVEKYEMVELVRGKGLLNAVVIKPTNGVKAWDVCLKMKDNGLIAKPTHEHIIRFAPPLVINEKQLRQAIAIIAKTIDEMSK, encoded by the coding sequence ATGACAAGTCAGGATTACATCAAAAAAGAAGACCGGTACGGAGCGCACAATTACCACCCGCTGCCGGTAGTGCTGGATAAAGGTAAAGGCGTTTTTGTATGGGATGTGGAAGGAAAGAAATACTTCGATTTTCTTTCGGCCTATTCGGCAGTGAATCAGGGTCACTGTCACCCTAAAATTGTAAAAGCACTCAGCAAGCAAGCCAAAAAACTGGCCCTCACTTCAAGAGCCTTCTACAGCAGCTGCCTGGGCGAATACGAAGAGTATGTGACCAAATTCTTTGGTTACGACAAAATTCTTCCGATGAATACCGGCGCCGAAGGCGATGAAACAGCCTTAAAACTATGCCGTAAATGGGCATATGAGAAAAAAGGTGTGCCCGAAAATCAGGCCAAAATAGTAGTGTGCGAAGGCAACTTTCATGGACGTACAATCACTATTATTTCCATGAGTACCGATCCGGATTCGTACAAAGGTTTTGGCCCCTATACTCCTGGATTTGTTGTGGTTCCCTACAACGACATCGAAGCCCTTAAAAAAGCGTTTGAAGACCCTAATGTAGCCGGCTTCCTGGTAGAACCTATACAAGGTGAGGCGGGTGTATATGTACCTGAAGATGGTTACCTGAAAAAAGCCTATGACCTCTGCAAAGAGAAAAACATTCTCTTTATTGCCGACGAAGTACAGACCGGACTGGCTCGTACCGGTAAAATGCTTGCCTGCGACCATGAAGGTGTACGCCCTGATATTTTAATCTTAGGAAAAGCCCTCTCTGGTGGTATGTATCCTGTTTCGGCTGTGTTGGCAGATGACCCGATTATGCTTTGCATCAAACCAGGCGAGCATGGATCGACCTATGGCGGCAACCCGCTGGCGGCACAGGTAGCCACAGCTGCCCTGAAAGTTTTACGCAACGAGAAACTGGCAGAAAATGCAGAAAAACTCGGAAATATCTTCCGTGCAGAAATGCAGAAACTGGTAGAAAAATACGAAATGGTAGAACTGGTACGCGGAAAAGGTTTACTAAATGCCGTGGTAATTAAACCTACCAATGGAGTAAAAGCCTGGGATGTATGTCTGAAAATGAAAGATAATGGACTCATCGCCAAACCTACCCACGAACATATCATTCGGTTTGCACCGCCTTTGGTAATTAACGAAAAACAACTGCGACAAGCCATTGCCATTATAGCAAAAACAATCGACGAGATGAGCAAATAA
- the hisE gene encoding phosphoribosyl-ATP diphosphatase yields the protein MALNFISELQTLIDTRQTQMPEGSYTTRLFEKGINKIAQKVGEEAVELIIEAKDQNDELFLNEAADLVYHLLVLLTAKGYRIEDVEKILAERHK from the coding sequence ATGGCACTAAATTTTATTTCCGAGTTACAGACACTGATTGATACAAGGCAAACTCAAATGCCCGAAGGCAGCTATACTACCCGTTTATTCGAAAAAGGTATTAATAAAATTGCCCAAAAAGTTGGAGAAGAGGCGGTAGAATTGATTATAGAAGCAAAAGACCAGAATGATGAGTTGTTCCTGAACGAAGCAGCAGACCTGGTTTATCACCTTTTGGTTTTGTTAACCGCAAAAGGTTACCGCATTGAAGATGTAGAGAAGATTTTAGCCGAAAGACATAAGTAG